TTGCTCGCATTTCAGATGTTTTAGTGTATTTGGAATTGGTACCCAATTTCCAAACAAGTCAAAAGATTTTTCAATACATATGATGGAAGTACATGCTGCTGACATGATATCATCTTCCATTCTCCTCTGAGGAGTGGACCGTATCATAAAGAAACGGAACACATGACATGAAGAAACTATAACAGTGAAAAACCCAGGCCACCATGGTGTTTCCCTCCTTGCACATACTACTACCTCTCCCTGCAccaaataaattcaaacaaCCAGCCAGGTTAGCCTTCCTCCCAACTTCTGCCCAACCAAAAAGCCAAGGCATCCTCATTAGAACCATATGCATCTATCTAGTTAAAATCAAATAACAAAAACCCAATTCTATCAATATAAATAGGAAATACCATTAGCAAACTAGTTTGCTTTTAGACCAACTCAACTATTTTGTCTTAGAACAAAGGCATTTCCATGGAAACTAATccagtttaaactttaaagccCAAACAAAGGTCTCATCACAAGTTAGGGTACACGTTTTAACACAAACCGACCATAAAACCCCTCCCACTTACAAGTTACACCACAGTGTAAGTTACACAAAAACTGCTTTGGACAATTCAGATCAGAGAATGGGCTATTAATTTTCAATCCATAATCCATTGTGCCATTTCCATAGGCTGTGCAGGACTCTTGTTTACCTTCAAATATTATGTGATTATATTTTACTTAATGAACATCAAAACcacatttgaaaaataaaaacaactcTTCCTCTAAATGAATAACAACAATTACAGCAGCAAAAGAAAATATACAAGCAAACTTTAACTAAATAAAAGGCCTATATCAACTCCCAGTTATATCTGTGACAATGTTAGCTGCGAGGATTCAGTAAACCAAACATAGCACAAGACTACATCGCATCATCTTATCACTAAATAGGAAAGAAGAAATGAGAAACAACCGAAGAATCAATATCCTTCCCTGATCTTGAGGGGATATAAGTCAAGCAAGCAATTGTAGATTTACCCTCAATGGTGGATAATAGATAGTAACATAAAGCAGCCACAGCAATTCCAATAAATGGTGAAATCACACAGATAAGTTCATTATATTCACACGAACCCTTCATCACTGCACCTTCTCAGTAATCAACATTTCAATCAACAAACGGTTCCATAAGAATcgacaaaagaaacaaaatttaactTGTGAATTGTGAATGTAACCAGATTTGAGCtgaatttgatattgaattCAAGAGCCAACCTTGAAATCGAAGTCACTTTTTGGCTGCTTCGAAGGGAGTTTTTGCTACAATGGAGAGAGCGTGCAATCCGGAGCTGAGCTCGTCGTTCAAGGTGTCGTACACCATGCGATGCCGTTTCACCAGACTCTGCCCCTCAAATTTTGGAGAGATGATCTTCACGTTGAAGTGAGTCTCCCCGCCTGCGCCGGAGTTCCTAACCTCAGCATGCCCTGCGTGTTGGTGCGAAACGTCCTCGATCTCCAGCAACGTGGCCTCCAGCGCCGACTGCAGCTTCGCCTTCATCCTGCTTGCCCTCGACGCCAATACTCGAGAACCCATTCTGTCTCTCCCGCAACCGCaagatgtgttttttttttttcgcagaaaacaaataattagtatggaatttttattttctattcaaaaagtTTTATGGGCCTGCAAATTATGGTCCCTTCGGGGACATCCAGTCAAATGGGCCTTGCGGCCCATGATCATGATTATGGTAATAAATTGGGGACACCTGAAATACACACAAGTAAAGCTCCTCGCTTCCTTCTTTTTTGCCCATTTCCTTCTCTCTTGCGACACGCAGTGGCAGACTGCCAGCTGCTCTCTTTGTGCCTCCACTACTACAAATAGAATGCTGGTCGTGAAGgctgtgtaccttcattttctctcattgtcatttgtcatttgtcatgtatatagagagagagaaaatagaaacCGAAAGACAGCGGTAGCGGGTCTCTGCATTTGAAGGTTTTTTTGGAGTAAGGTGACAATGAAAAGAGAACATTTCATTGTAGTTTCATTCGCACCTTTCATTTCCTCTCagtttctttcctctttttggTTGTTTGTTTTCTGGGCGTTCttaaaattttccttttgtGATCAAACCTGAAAAATATCCGTTTGGTTGGCGAGAAACCACTGGGAAAGTGAAAGAAAAGGGTTAGGAAACATATAATAGTTTCTGCCGAGGGTTTCGAGTGTATcagtttttgggtttttggttCCTACTTCCCTTTTAGCATTCTGTTTTCTCTGATAAGTTTGGGTATGCTCTGTTTCTGTTTGGTCGATAAGAAAGTGAATCAAATACGAGAGCtttaagagggaaaaaaaacaagaaaaagggaAACGGAAGCACAATGTATTTGGCGTTGGAATACCAAACGTCGTAATGGGTTCCGGTAATCATTGAATATCCTTTCCTTTGTGTGGGTTCTGATTCATTGGTGGGCAAGATTTCCTAATCTTGAATCCTGCTTTCAACAAAAGCCTATTGGTATCACTATGAGACATGCAATATGGAGGAAATCTGTGACATTTCAAAGCATGGCCTTTTGGATTCCCagaaaaatctgaaaaatacaTGGGACTCTGGTGCCTTGTCAGCcgttcttttcttctccttttctcaCCAGGCCTTCCAAAACAGAGCCTTTTGAGGTTTAGGGCACTTTTAGTCGGGTGTATTCTGATATTCAAGATGAAGTCTACGTTTTTTGTCTGATGAAAATGAAACTTTCAAATTTAAATGCAGAGCTAATGGTTTTTCATATTCCAATACGTTtgggttttcacttttcagacCCATTAACAAAGGCCACgtttttcttattcttataCATTTGGGTTTTCAGACCCAATACATCTGGATGGAAATCTATGTCTGTGACTTCTTTCCCATGTCACCAAATGTGTTTCCATTCCTATTGTTCTTTTGCATGCCTTGAAGTTGTTTCATGGGTTTAATAGGATGTTCTTAAATGGAAGCGAATGATTTTGGTGTGTGAAGATTTTCTTTAATAAGTCATTTGGTTCTGTTTTGAAAAAatgattctcaattctcatgGCTAAAGTCAGTTTCTTTATGGGTTACAGGAAAATGGGGAAACTGGACAATGATGTTGCCTTCGATGTGTTATCCAGATTACAAACTAAAGATTTGCTCTGCCTGAAGCGTGTTTCTAAAGATTGGCATCACATTATGTCGGATCCATCCTTCATTGAGGTTCAATCACGGAGGAAGGAACCACTTATGGGATTCTTCTTCCAACAAAGATTCAAATGGTGCTTTGATGATATCAAAACCATTACCTACATTCCTTTGTATCGAAAAGCTACGCAGCTTCACCAAAATGTGTTCAGTTTCCTTCCTCAACAGGTTGTGGTCCTGGCCACTTGCAATGGCTTGGTTTGTTGCAGGAGTTGCTACCCTTTTGAGGACCCAAAAGTATATGTTTGCAACCCTTTGAACAAGCAATGGATTGAGATTGAATGGCCTAAACCTGATAAAGCTTGCGGCATTGCTTTAGCGTTTGATCCATTTCGCGACTTGAAAGAATTGTCAACGAATTTCAAATTGgttagagttgagcaattagcaAATGACATGGAAGAATTATATTTCTCATTTGAAATATACAGTTCAAAGACAAGGACTTGGAAATTATCAAAGGAGATATGCTGGTGCAATTGTAGTTTGTTCAAGAACAATGGAGTCTTCATTGGAGATGTGTTGCATTGGCTAACTGATGGAGACGAAATCCTGACATACAATGTGGAGAGTGAGCTTTCTTGGCTGATACCAGTAGCAGTTCCAGCCTCAGAATTCACAAGTGTCCCGGAGGGATGTATCGGAGAATCTGAAGGGAGATTACACCATGTCATGGTATCTGATGCAGGGCTTCATGTCTGGGTTCTTGATGATTATTTTGAGTTCAAATGGTCGCTCAAGCACTCCAAAACTATTGAGGCGATGGAAGAAGAACATCCCAAGTACTTCTGCAATCTCCGTGAAAGAGTCACGCAGCGACTGACCGTTGATGCTAGTCCATGGGTTGATCCATTGGCTTTCAAAGATGGAGTCTTGTTGATGATGGTGTCAACAAAAACCTATTGGTATCACTATGAGACTTGCAAGATGGAGGAAATCTGTGACATTTCAAAGTTTGGCACAAATTCCACTTACTGTCCCATGGTGTTCCCCTATGTAATGAGCTTGGCTTCTCTGGATACAAAATAAGCTAAGCTCCTTCCACAGGTAGAATACAGTAACAGATTACAGGATACAATTGTGAGTGATATTTTGGCTAAAGAGAGGTTGGAAGGTATAGTAACTGCATATGTAGTGGAAACTGTAGCTAGCTTTTGGACTCCTTTTGTTTGTTGAATTAACTAAAAACTCCAATACACATTTGCCTTAAATTCAACACTTTCTTCTAGAGATCATAACTTTTAGTCTTCAAGCCTTTTACCTCACCTTTTTTCTTTACGTAAATTCTGAGATGTTGGAGAAGGACACAAGTTGTGAGATTCCTCTTAACTTGTTTATGGCTTTATCTTGGGCCTGGTCATCTACCTTTATTGGTAGAAGAAGGGCAAAATAGTGAACACAAAATCTAGCCAAAATTGACTACATTAGTTGAAGACTACAAGCAAGCAAGGAGATCCATTAGTTGAAGACTACAATCAAGCAGCCCGCCCCCGGTTGTCCCAAGCCAAAATTCACCAAACCTGTATCTCATCAGTTATCAAATCAAATGGAACAAAGGAATTATGACTGGGAATACAGACAAATATAAGAAAAAACTTCAATTGATTAAGGCAATTGCCATCCCTAATTCAAGAAATTACACCATTCTGAAAGTGGATCCAGTCTCAAACCAAAGAAAAACACCGCATCAAGCAAAATAAGCTCCACTAATTACTCAGCTTCCAACAGCAAGATTAAGTAACTAGCCCCGAGAAGTCAAGTGCCTTGCAGTATGCATTTACTTCTTCTTCTCACCTCCTCCAGCAGCCCTGAAAGGCAAAATCAAGGCAATGATTCAATAGAACCTTTGATTTCATATTACAGATAGAAGCAATATTAAGTCTCCAAGAAATTACCTCATCTTGCGGAGAACATTGGAcatctcttctctcttcttttttgcccTCTTGTGTGTTCCCAGCTTTCTTTTGGCTACCTTCAAGGCACGCTTGTCCTTACCAACCTTCAAGAGCTCAGTTATTCTCTTCTCATATGGTGCAAAACCAGCAACTTCATGGATCAAGCTTCTCACAAAGTGGACCCTCTTGCTGGTTTTCTACAGAAAGATAAAATATAGAGCATTGGCTTAGCAAATTGTTCAAACCAAAACATTTTGTTGAGGACTAATTACTCAAAAATGCAATTGAAGCCAAGGATTCAAATTGAAAAGATTTAATATAACATTTTTCTTCTCTGCAGCTATGGATGCAAGGGTGGATTACGGTTAAAGCACCACCATTAACCTGTAGTGTGCTTCATGATAGCTTTATATACATATTGTACGGAAGGTTCAACATAAATGCCATTTGACTTCAACATATACTCTCATGTCAGCGCAATGCTAACGTTTTGAGCACTAggcaataaaacacaaaaacatataaagcAAATGAAGTATACTGTAAGGGATGCTTGCTAAAGAATAGACTTACTCCTTTGCGATCTGAAGGGCGTGGAGCCAATTCCTTCTTTGTCACAACATGGCCTTTGTTCAACCCAACAAAGAGGCCAGTATTAGGCTGTTTTGGAGCCATCACCTAAATAGGAAAACCAAACCAGTACAGCTGAGTTCACAAAAGCTGAATCAATCAAATACATAGCAGATCCAAATGGCATTAACAAATTCAAGGGTCTTAATACATTGTCCTAGAATTTCCTGTTGCCTTCGTCCGAGTAAAAAATCTACATA
This DNA window, taken from Tripterygium wilfordii isolate XIE 37 chromosome 20, ASM1340144v1, whole genome shotgun sequence, encodes the following:
- the LOC119986414 gene encoding 60S ribosomal protein L36-2-like, translated to MAPKQPNTGLFVGLNKGHVVTKKELAPRPSDRKGKTSKRVHFVRSLIHEVAGFAPYEKRITELLKVGKDKRALKVAKRKLGTHKRAKKKREEMSNVLRKMRAAGGGEKKK